A genome region from Pseudomonas sp. S06B 330 includes the following:
- a CDS encoding multicopper oxidase family protein: MAFTRRQILGGLTGLVAIGLGAGGASRYWLGRSDPNAGHDYELIAAPLDVELVSGHTTEAWAFGPSAPGTELRARQGDWLRVRFINHLPVATTIHWHGIRLPLEMDGVPYVSQLPVLPGEYFDYKFRVPDAGSYWYHPHVNSSEELGKGLVGPLIVEEREPTGFKHERTLSLKNWHVDEEGAYLPFSIPREAARGGTAGRLITINGQPNAIVEMPAGQIVRVRLLNLDNTLTYRINLKGNFEAKIYALDGNPITPRPLGKDYWLGPGMRICLAIKMPPAGEELSLRDGPVRLGTLRSVASSDTPGDWPAALPANPIAEPDLANAEKLNFNFEWVGSVSVDTDNGRPPSLWQINGKAWDITDKTCADRPIATLQKGRSYIFELKNMTQYQHPIHLHGMSFKVLSSNRHKIQEQYFTDTYLLGKNERAQVALVADNPGTWMFHCHVIDHMETGLMAAIEVA; the protein is encoded by the coding sequence ATGGCTTTTACCCGGCGACAAATACTCGGTGGCCTGACCGGCCTGGTGGCAATCGGTCTGGGGGCCGGTGGCGCATCCCGTTATTGGTTGGGGCGCAGCGACCCAAATGCCGGGCATGACTACGAGCTGATTGCCGCGCCGCTAGATGTTGAGCTGGTGTCCGGTCACACGACCGAGGCCTGGGCCTTTGGTCCCTCGGCGCCAGGTACCGAGTTGCGCGCGCGTCAGGGCGACTGGCTGCGCGTACGCTTCATCAACCACTTGCCGGTGGCCACCACCATTCACTGGCACGGCATTCGCCTGCCGCTGGAAATGGACGGCGTGCCGTACGTCTCGCAGCTGCCGGTATTGCCGGGTGAGTATTTCGATTACAAGTTCCGCGTGCCGGATGCCGGCAGCTATTGGTATCACCCTCATGTGAACAGTTCCGAAGAGCTTGGCAAAGGCTTGGTCGGCCCGCTGATCGTCGAGGAGCGCGAGCCCACTGGCTTCAAGCATGAGCGCACCCTGAGCCTGAAGAACTGGCATGTTGACGAGGAGGGCGCTTACCTGCCGTTCAGCATCCCCCGTGAGGCTGCCCGCGGCGGCACTGCTGGGCGCTTGATCACCATCAATGGCCAGCCCAATGCCATAGTGGAGATGCCGGCAGGGCAGATTGTCCGGGTACGCCTGCTCAACCTGGACAACACCCTGACCTATCGCATCAACCTCAAAGGCAACTTCGAGGCGAAGATTTATGCGCTCGATGGCAATCCGATCACCCCACGGCCATTGGGCAAGGATTACTGGCTTGGGCCGGGTATGCGTATCTGCCTGGCAATCAAGATGCCGCCTGCCGGTGAGGAGCTGTCGTTGCGAGATGGTCCGGTGCGTCTGGGAACCTTGCGTTCGGTGGCCAGCAGTGACACGCCGGGTGATTGGCCAGCGGCGTTGCCGGCCAACCCGATTGCCGAGCCGGACCTGGCTAATGCCGAGAAGCTCAACTTCAATTTCGAATGGGTCGGTTCGGTCTCGGTAGATACCGACAACGGCCGACCGCCGAGCCTTTGGCAGATCAACGGCAAGGCTTGGGATATCACCGACAAGACCTGCGCCGACCGCCCGATTGCCACGCTGCAGAAGGGCAGAAGCTATATTTTCGAACTCAAGAACATGACTCAGTACCAGCACCCGATTCATTTGCATGGCATGAGTTTCAAAGTGCTCAGCTCGAACCGTCACAAGATTCAGGAACAGTACTTCACCGATACCTACCTGCTGGGCAAGAACGAGCGAGCACAAGTGGCATTGGTGGCCGATAACCCGGGCACCTGGATGTTCCATTGCCATGTCATTGACCATATGGAAACCGGTCTGATGGCCGCGATCGAGGTCGCCTGA
- a CDS encoding Nif3-like dinuclear metal center hexameric protein: protein MYKLAFFVPPSHVDVVKAAVFAAGGGRIGDYDCCAWQVLGQGQFRPLDGSQPFIGQSGVVEQVQEWRVELVVADALVQSVVAALKHSHPYETPAYEVWQLADF from the coding sequence GTGTACAAGCTCGCCTTCTTCGTCCCGCCGAGCCATGTGGACGTGGTCAAGGCCGCTGTGTTCGCCGCTGGCGGCGGGCGCATCGGCGACTACGACTGTTGTGCCTGGCAGGTGTTGGGCCAAGGCCAGTTCCGCCCGCTGGACGGCAGTCAGCCGTTCATCGGACAGAGCGGGGTGGTCGAACAGGTCCAAGAGTGGCGAGTGGAATTGGTGGTGGCCGACGCGCTGGTTCAGTCGGTGGTCGCTGCGCTCAAGCACAGTCATCCTTACGAGACACCGGCTTATGAGGTCTGGCAGTTAGCAGACTTCTGA
- the tadA gene encoding tRNA adenosine(34) deaminase TadA yields MRQPQIIDRSRDQEFMRQALALAAQGAAMGEVPVGAILVQHGQVIGRGFNCPISGSDPSAHAEMVAIRAAAQAASNYRLPGSTLYVTLEPCSMCAGLIVHSRIARVVYGALEPKAGVVQSQGQFFTQAFLNHRVVFEGGVLAEECGTILSEFFKARRAKA; encoded by the coding sequence ATGCGTCAGCCGCAGATCATCGATCGTAGCCGCGATCAGGAGTTCATGCGCCAGGCCTTGGCGCTGGCGGCACAGGGTGCTGCCATGGGCGAAGTGCCGGTCGGCGCCATTTTGGTGCAGCATGGCCAGGTCATTGGTCGTGGCTTCAATTGCCCGATCAGTGGCAGTGATCCCAGCGCCCATGCCGAAATGGTCGCCATTCGTGCTGCCGCTCAGGCTGCGAGCAACTATCGGCTGCCAGGTAGCACCCTGTACGTGACACTGGAGCCCTGCAGCATGTGTGCCGGGCTGATCGTGCACTCACGCATCGCGCGCGTGGTGTACGGCGCGCTGGAGCCCAAGGCGGGCGTCGTGCAGAGTCAGGGGCAGTTTTTTACCCAGGCTTTTCTCAATCACCGGGTGGTGTTTGAGGGGGGGGTGTTGGCCGAAGAGTGCGGGACAATTCTGTCTGAATTCTTTAAGGCGCGTCGGGCCAAGGCGTAG
- the purL gene encoding phosphoribosylformylglycinamidine synthase codes for MLILRGAPALSAFRHGKLLEQLSQKVPAVSGLYAEFAHFAEVDGDLTADQQQVLARLLKYGPSVPVQEPNGRLFLVMPRFGTISPWSSKASDIAHNCGLESVKRLERGIAYYVSGELNEADAAVVAEVLHDRMTQMVLSKLEEAAGLFSHAQPKPMTSVDILGGGRAALVQANADLGLALAEDEIDYLVDAFQGLKRNPNDIELMMFAQANSEHCRHKIFNASWDIDGQSQEKSLFGMIKNTYQMHSEGVLSAYKDNASVIVGNVAGRFFPNPETRQYGAVQEPVHILMKVETHNHPTAISPFSGASTGSGGEIRDEGATGRGAKPKAGLTGFTVSNLQIPGFEQPWEKAYGKPERIVNALDIMIEGPLGGAAFNNEFGRPALTGYFRTFEQSINTPHGEEVRGYHKPIMLAGGMGNIREDHVQKAEITVGAKLIVLGGPAMLIGLGGGAASSVDTGSSSADLDFASVQRENPEMERRCQEVIDRCWQLGDNNPIAFIHDVGAGGISNAFPELVNDGGRGGRFELRNVPNDEPGMAPHEIWSNESQERYVLAVDAADFERFKAICERERCPFAVVGEATAEPHLTVTDSHFGNSPVDMPLDVLLGKPPRMHRSVTREAELGDDFDPSTLELKDSVERVLHHPAVASKSFLITIGDRTITGLVARDQMVGPWQVPVADVAVTATSFDVYTGEAMAMGERTPLALLDAPASGRMAIGETLTNMAASRIEKLSDIKLSANWMSAAGHPGEDARLYDTVKAVGMELCPELGLTIPVGKDSMSMKTRWEDEGQEKTVTSPLSLIVTGFAPVTDIRKTLTPELRMNKGETDLILIDLGRGQNRMGASILAQTHGKLGSQAPDVDDAEDLKAFFAVIQGLNADGHLLAYHDRSDGGLMTTVLEMAFAGHCGVSLELDTLTSKREKIAAILFNEELGAVIQVHQDATPDVLAQFSAAGLGEDCVAVIGQPVNNGEVVIHHMGEELFRGDRRLLQRQWAQTSYQIQRLRDNADCADQEFDGLLEEDNPGLSVKLGFDVNQDIAAPYIKKGIRPQVAVLREQGVNGQVEMAAAFDRAGFNAIDVHMSDILAGRVDLNAFKGLVACGGFSYGDVLGAGEGWAKSALFNSRARDAFQGFFERTDSFTLGVCNGCQMMSNLHELIPGTEFWPHFVRNRSEQFEARVAMVQVQESNSIFLQGMAGSRMPIAIAHGEGHAEFESEEALLEADLSGCVALRFVDNHGKVTENYPANPNGSPRGITGLTSRDGRVTIMMPHPERVFRAVQNSWRPDDWNEDAAWMRMFRNARVWVN; via the coding sequence ATGTTGATCCTGCGCGGCGCTCCTGCCCTTTCTGCCTTTCGCCACGGTAAATTACTCGAGCAATTGAGCCAGAAAGTCCCCGCTGTTAGTGGTTTGTACGCTGAATTTGCTCATTTCGCCGAGGTTGACGGCGATCTGACCGCCGACCAACAGCAGGTGCTCGCGCGTCTGCTCAAGTACGGCCCGAGCGTACCGGTACAGGAGCCAAACGGTCGCCTGTTCCTGGTCATGCCACGATTCGGCACCATCTCGCCCTGGTCGAGCAAGGCCAGCGACATCGCCCACAATTGCGGCCTGGAAAGCGTTAAGCGCCTGGAGCGCGGTATCGCCTACTACGTCAGCGGTGAGCTGAACGAAGCCGATGCCGCTGTCGTCGCCGAGGTGCTGCACGACCGCATGACTCAAATGGTCCTGAGCAAGCTGGAAGAGGCCGCCGGCCTGTTCAGCCACGCCCAGCCCAAGCCGATGACGTCCGTGGACATCCTCGGCGGTGGCCGCGCCGCGCTGGTGCAAGCCAACGCCGACCTGGGCCTGGCCCTGGCCGAAGACGAGATCGACTACCTGGTCGACGCCTTCCAGGGCCTCAAGCGCAACCCGAACGACATTGAACTGATGATGTTCGCCCAGGCCAACTCCGAGCATTGCCGCCACAAGATTTTCAACGCCAGTTGGGATATCGACGGCCAAAGCCAGGAAAAAAGCCTGTTTGGCATGATCAAGAACACCTATCAGATGCACAGCGAAGGTGTGCTGTCCGCTTACAAGGACAACGCCTCGGTGATCGTCGGTAACGTCGCCGGCCGCTTCTTCCCGAACCCTGAAACCCGCCAGTACGGTGCGGTGCAGGAGCCGGTGCACATCCTGATGAAGGTCGAGACCCATAACCACCCAACCGCCATCTCGCCGTTCTCCGGCGCGTCCACCGGTTCCGGTGGCGAGATTCGCGACGAAGGCGCAACCGGCCGCGGTGCCAAGCCAAAGGCTGGTCTCACGGGTTTCACCGTGTCCAACCTGCAGATCCCAGGCTTCGAACAACCTTGGGAGAAGGCATACGGCAAGCCTGAGCGCATCGTCAACGCCCTGGACATCATGATTGAAGGCCCGCTCGGTGGCGCGGCTTTCAACAACGAGTTCGGGCGCCCGGCGCTGACCGGCTATTTCCGGACCTTCGAGCAATCCATCAACACCCCGCACGGTGAAGAAGTGCGCGGTTACCACAAGCCGATCATGCTGGCTGGCGGTATGGGTAACATTCGCGAAGATCACGTGCAGAAGGCCGAGATCACGGTTGGTGCCAAGCTGATCGTCCTCGGTGGCCCGGCCATGCTGATCGGCCTGGGCGGCGGTGCGGCGTCCTCGGTTGACACCGGTTCCAGCTCTGCCGACCTTGATTTCGCCTCGGTGCAGCGTGAAAACCCGGAAATGGAGCGCCGCTGCCAGGAGGTCATCGACCGTTGCTGGCAGCTGGGCGACAACAACCCGATCGCCTTCATCCACGACGTGGGTGCGGGCGGTATCTCCAATGCCTTCCCTGAGCTGGTCAACGACGGTGGCCGCGGTGGCCGCTTCGAGCTGCGCAACGTGCCTAACGACGAGCCAGGCATGGCCCCGCACGAGATCTGGAGCAACGAATCCCAGGAACGCTACGTACTGGCGGTCGACGCGGCCGACTTCGAACGTTTCAAGGCCATCTGCGAGCGTGAGCGTTGCCCGTTCGCGGTGGTTGGTGAAGCGACTGCCGAGCCGCACCTGACCGTCACCGACAGCCATTTCGGCAATAGCCCTGTGGACATGCCATTGGACGTGCTGCTTGGCAAGCCGCCGCGCATGCACCGTTCGGTGACCCGTGAAGCCGAGCTGGGCGATGATTTCGACCCAAGCACCCTGGAGCTCAAGGACTCGGTCGAACGTGTTCTGCACCACCCGGCCGTGGCCAGCAAGAGCTTCCTGATCACCATCGGCGACCGCACCATCACCGGCCTGGTTGCCCGTGACCAGATGGTTGGCCCTTGGCAAGTACCTGTGGCTGACGTGGCCGTCACTGCCACCAGCTTCGACGTCTACACCGGTGAAGCCATGGCCATGGGTGAGCGTACGCCGCTGGCCCTGCTCGACGCTCCGGCTTCCGGGCGCATGGCGATCGGCGAGACGCTGACCAACATGGCTGCCTCGCGCATCGAGAAGCTGTCCGACATCAAACTGTCGGCCAACTGGATGTCCGCAGCCGGTCACCCAGGTGAAGACGCGCGTCTGTACGACACCGTCAAGGCCGTCGGCATGGAACTGTGCCCTGAGCTGGGTCTGACCATTCCGGTGGGCAAGGACTCCATGTCCATGAAGACCCGTTGGGAAGACGAAGGTCAAGAGAAGACCGTGACCTCGCCGCTGTCGCTGATTGTCACCGGTTTTGCACCGGTCACTGACATTCGCAAGACCCTGACGCCTGAGCTGCGTATGAACAAAGGCGAGACGGATCTGATCCTGATCGACCTCGGCCGTGGTCAGAACCGCATGGGCGCTTCGATTCTCGCCCAGACCCATGGCAAGCTCGGCAGCCAGGCCCCGGACGTCGACGACGCTGAAGACCTCAAAGCCTTCTTCGCAGTGATCCAGGGCCTGAACGCCGACGGTCACCTGCTGGCCTACCACGACCGTTCCGATGGCGGTCTGATGACCACCGTGCTGGAAATGGCCTTTGCCGGTCATTGCGGTGTGAGCCTGGAGCTGGACACCCTCACCAGCAAGCGTGAAAAGATCGCCGCCATCCTCTTCAACGAAGAGCTGGGTGCCGTGATTCAGGTGCACCAGGACGCTACCCCGGATGTATTGGCACAGTTCAGTGCTGCCGGTCTGGGTGAAGACTGCGTCGCCGTGATCGGTCAGCCGGTCAACAACGGCGAAGTGGTGATCCATCACATGGGCGAAGAGCTGTTCCGCGGCGACCGTCGTTTGCTGCAGCGTCAGTGGGCGCAAACCAGCTACCAGATCCAGCGTCTGCGTGATAACGCCGACTGCGCCGATCAGGAGTTTGATGGCCTGCTCGAAGAAGACAACCCGGGCCTGAGTGTCAAGCTCGGCTTCGACGTCAACCAGGACATCGCCGCGCCGTACATCAAGAAGGGCATCCGTCCTCAGGTGGCGGTACTGCGCGAGCAGGGCGTTAACGGTCAGGTCGAGATGGCAGCCGCCTTCGACCGCGCAGGCTTCAATGCCATCGACGTGCACATGAGCGATATCCTCGCCGGTCGTGTTGATCTGAATGCGTTCAAAGGTCTGGTTGCCTGCGGTGGTTTCTCCTACGGTGACGTACTGGGTGCCGGTGAAGGCTGGGCCAAGTCGGCGCTGTTCAACAGCCGTGCCCGTGACGCCTTCCAGGGCTTCTTCGAGCGTACCGACAGCTTCACCCTGGGTGTGTGCAACGGTTGCCAGATGATGTCCAACCTGCACGAGCTGATCCCAGGCACCGAGTTCTGGCCGCACTTTGTGCGTAACCGTTCCGAACAGTTCGAAGCCCGCGTGGCGATGGTTCAGGTTCAGGAATCGAACTCGATCTTCCTGCAGGGCATGGCCGGTTCGCGCATGCCGATCGCCATCGCTCACGGTGAAGGTCATGCCGAGTTCGAAAGTGAAGAAGCGCTGCTTGAAGCTGACCTGTCCGGTTGCGTTGCCCTGCGCTTTGTCGACAACCACGGCAAGGTCACTGAAAACTATCCGGCTAACCCGAACGGCTCGCCGCGCGGGATCACCGGCCTGACAAGCCGCGACGGTCGCGTCACCATCATGATGCCGCACCCTGAGCGGGTCTTCCGTGCCGTACAGAACTCCTGGCGTCCGGATGACTGGAACGAAGACGCAGCGTGGATGCGTATGTTCCGCAATGCGCGGGTCTGGGTGAACTAA
- the mltF gene encoding membrane-bound lytic murein transglycosylase MltF: MFAQTALRQRCARWLIATGLFLMLGACVEKPSTLERVKEDGVLRVITRNSPATYFEDRNGETGFEYELVKRFADDLGVELKIETADNLDELYSQLGQPSGPVLAAAGLVSSERRKSQVRFSHPYLEVTPQIIYRNGRSRPTDAKNLVGKKIMVLKGSTHAEQLAALKKQYPALEYEESDAVEVVDLLRMVDEGQIDLTLVDSNELAMNQVYFPKVRVAFDLGDSRDQRWAVAAGDDNSLLNEINEFLDKVQKNGTLQRLKDRYYGHVDVLGYVGAYTFAQHLQQRLPRYEKHFKASAKKEQVDWRLLAAIGYQESMWQAEVTSKTGVRGLMMLTQRTAQAMGVSNRLDPVQSIRGGAKYFMYVKSLLDDDIKEPDRTWFALAAYNVGGGHLDDARKLAKREGLNPNKWLDVKKMLPRLAQKQWYSKTRYGYARGGEPVHFVANIRRYYDILTWVTQPQLEGSQVADGNLHVPGVDKTKPTEQTPPL; this comes from the coding sequence ATGTTCGCCCAAACTGCTTTGCGCCAGCGCTGCGCCAGATGGCTCATCGCAACCGGACTCTTCCTGATGCTCGGTGCCTGTGTTGAAAAACCCAGCACCTTGGAGCGCGTCAAGGAGGACGGTGTGCTGCGCGTGATCACCCGTAACAGCCCCGCCACCTATTTCGAGGACCGCAATGGTGAGACCGGCTTCGAGTATGAGCTGGTCAAGCGTTTTGCCGATGACCTTGGCGTGGAGCTGAAGATCGAGACGGCCGACAACCTCGACGAACTGTACAGCCAGCTTGGCCAGCCATCCGGCCCGGTACTGGCGGCTGCGGGCCTGGTCAGCAGCGAGCGGCGCAAGTCTCAGGTACGCTTTTCTCACCCTTACCTGGAAGTGACCCCACAGATCATCTACCGCAACGGTCGCTCACGGCCCACCGATGCCAAGAATCTGGTCGGCAAAAAGATCATGGTACTCAAAGGCAGCACCCATGCCGAGCAGCTGGCAGCGCTGAAAAAGCAGTATCCGGCACTTGAATACGAAGAGTCTGACGCAGTAGAGGTCGTTGACCTGCTGCGCATGGTCGATGAAGGTCAGATCGATCTGACCCTGGTCGACTCCAATGAGCTGGCGATGAACCAGGTTTACTTCCCCAAGGTACGGGTTGCCTTCGACCTGGGCGATTCGCGCGACCAGCGCTGGGCAGTGGCCGCCGGCGATGACAACAGTCTGCTTAACGAGATCAACGAATTTCTCGACAAGGTGCAGAAGAATGGCACCTTGCAACGCCTGAAAGACCGCTACTACGGCCATGTTGATGTACTTGGCTACGTCGGTGCCTACACCTTTGCCCAGCACCTGCAGCAACGCCTGCCGCGGTATGAAAAGCACTTCAAGGCCTCAGCCAAGAAAGAACAGGTCGACTGGCGCCTGCTGGCCGCCATCGGCTATCAGGAGTCCATGTGGCAGGCTGAAGTCACCTCCAAGACCGGTGTGCGCGGCCTGATGATGCTGACCCAGCGCACCGCCCAGGCCATGGGCGTGTCCAACCGCCTGGATCCGGTGCAAAGCATCCGTGGCGGGGCCAAGTACTTCATGTACGTCAAATCGCTGCTGGACGACGATATCAAGGAGCCAGATCGCACCTGGTTTGCCCTGGCGGCCTATAACGTCGGCGGCGGTCACCTGGATGATGCGCGCAAACTGGCCAAGCGTGAGGGCTTGAACCCGAACAAATGGCTGGATGTGAAAAAAATGCTCCCACGCCTGGCACAGAAGCAGTGGTACAGCAAAACCCGCTATGGCTATGCCCGGGGCGGCGAGCCGGTGCATTTCGTCGCCAACATCCGCCGTTACTACGACATCCTCACCTGGGTGACCCAGCCGCAGCTCGAGGGCAGCCAGGTGGCCGATGGCAACCTGCATGTGCCGGGGGTCGACAAGACCAAGCCGACCGAGCAGACGCCGCCTTTGTGA
- a CDS encoding dermonecrotic toxin domain-containing protein codes for MPLNAQQSSDLQSLRQLATQVSTHCPDIRQMARSIAKQLLARHNLSSHDPDQVYFHRFHSASSSPRTFSGWQHYSPPYQSLTLPQLVMHRFSVDDQNYSDELANYTGFYSAGPGKDGYDESNEIPLAPKEALEFFWEVDFSADFHQHLEQFWSEDSDAYRTLAKSTFLSKVLEVSAQKGSSALAKRARQVAEALTGERTWPPTLQQLQQEISPAQGFRLCTFDVGGHIASSIFRVVMEDGYQLLYLPGEVDALQLFSDARALNTWVLAQTGTAEDRARFMSHFALNSQAENDTSVGLGHLLDVLKTQWDCAHPVGLNTLDRTLQVDAFSYLRDATRQRMLDDAHFALRSNADLRKQLWIGYLAAFAKVFGPMAAVDWPVALAVVGAGLAETGLNIDQAINGHTTAERQAGVTGAILAGVNTLFNVALLYASGVNAAGEIAEATEIGEATTGGENPFEPSEESQPTGEELEPATSVEIEAWVPKPFQPSELAPLLESLESNDILRNVPDSGRFTGILFQDGKQYAMVGEDTYQVRYVRELKTWVIIDPDNPYSFARNVPIVADGDGNWQFTERLGLRGGTPRFLLKAWGRLAPRPAIPALEPSPYEVPQAEREPLQSAADGKEDRALSDPYNGSPYSLYRQLRDQLATDAQQFYAAVVPPARPVIPEISSTASPKEILRSLYEQSAGLVIGESHTQKSAKQFLISTMRQLKKQGVDVLYMEHFMTDFHQADLDLFNRTGTLPDGLKAYVENYDYIATLGEQTPYTMKKVLHEAYKQNVRIQAIDCLASYRQAWYEKPSPTIRQEMMNFFAQRIIEADKVRRGAGRWVALVGNSHVNTFNRVPGLSELQGAIGLRIEDIEIGQAGSIGADSGFWDEVDGEHFFVRNDLLLQVAISRPWM; via the coding sequence ATGCCCCTTAACGCCCAGCAAAGCAGCGACCTTCAAAGCTTGAGACAGTTAGCCACTCAGGTGAGCACACATTGCCCGGACATCCGGCAGATGGCCCGCAGTATCGCCAAACAACTGCTCGCCCGGCACAACCTGTCTAGCCATGACCCTGACCAGGTCTACTTTCACCGCTTCCACTCAGCCTCAAGCAGCCCGCGCACCTTCAGCGGCTGGCAGCATTACAGCCCGCCTTACCAATCATTGACCTTGCCGCAGCTGGTCATGCACCGCTTCTCTGTCGACGACCAGAACTACAGCGACGAGCTTGCCAACTACACTGGTTTCTATAGTGCTGGGCCGGGTAAGGATGGCTACGACGAGAGCAATGAGATCCCTCTTGCGCCTAAAGAGGCGCTTGAATTTTTCTGGGAAGTCGATTTCAGCGCGGACTTCCATCAGCACCTTGAGCAATTCTGGTCAGAAGACTCAGACGCCTATCGCACCTTGGCCAAGTCCACATTCCTCAGCAAAGTCCTGGAGGTCAGCGCACAGAAAGGCAGCAGCGCCCTGGCCAAACGCGCCCGCCAGGTGGCTGAGGCCTTAACCGGTGAACGGACCTGGCCGCCGACCCTACAACAGCTACAGCAAGAGATCAGCCCAGCACAAGGGTTTCGCCTGTGCACCTTCGACGTAGGTGGCCACATCGCCAGCTCGATCTTCAGAGTGGTGATGGAGGATGGCTACCAGTTGCTCTACCTTCCTGGCGAAGTGGATGCGCTGCAACTGTTCAGCGATGCTAGAGCGCTGAATACGTGGGTATTGGCACAAACCGGCACAGCAGAAGATCGGGCACGATTCATGAGTCACTTCGCGCTCAACAGCCAAGCAGAGAATGACACCAGCGTGGGGCTCGGCCACCTACTCGACGTCCTGAAGACGCAATGGGACTGCGCGCACCCTGTAGGCCTCAATACACTGGACAGAACCCTGCAGGTAGACGCCTTCAGCTACCTTCGCGATGCAACACGCCAGCGCATGCTCGACGACGCCCACTTTGCCCTGCGCTCCAATGCAGACCTGCGCAAACAGCTGTGGATCGGCTACCTCGCAGCCTTCGCCAAAGTGTTTGGCCCCATGGCCGCTGTCGATTGGCCAGTGGCCTTGGCGGTGGTGGGAGCGGGCCTGGCCGAGACCGGCCTGAACATCGACCAGGCCATCAATGGTCATACTACCGCCGAGCGCCAGGCAGGTGTCACGGGGGCCATACTGGCCGGGGTCAACACCCTGTTCAACGTGGCCCTGTTGTACGCGAGTGGCGTGAATGCCGCCGGAGAAATCGCTGAGGCCACTGAAATCGGTGAAGCCACTACCGGTGGCGAGAACCCGTTCGAACCAAGCGAAGAAAGCCAACCGACAGGCGAGGAGCTAGAACCGGCCACCTCGGTCGAAATAGAGGCCTGGGTCCCAAAACCGTTCCAGCCAAGCGAGCTGGCGCCGTTGCTAGAGTCATTGGAAAGCAACGATATTCTCAGGAACGTTCCTGACAGCGGTCGCTTCACCGGCATTCTTTTTCAAGACGGGAAGCAATACGCAATGGTCGGCGAGGACACCTATCAGGTGCGCTACGTGAGGGAGTTAAAGACATGGGTCATTATTGACCCGGATAACCCCTACTCGTTTGCCCGCAATGTTCCCATCGTTGCGGACGGCGACGGTAACTGGCAGTTCACCGAACGTCTGGGGCTCAGGGGCGGGACCCCCCGATTTCTGCTCAAGGCCTGGGGCAGGCTGGCCCCAAGGCCAGCCATACCCGCATTAGAGCCTAGCCCCTATGAAGTCCCGCAAGCCGAGCGCGAGCCCTTGCAGAGCGCAGCGGACGGCAAAGAAGACAGGGCACTGAGCGACCCCTATAACGGTTCCCCCTACTCACTGTATCGGCAGTTACGCGACCAACTGGCCACTGACGCACAGCAGTTTTACGCTGCTGTCGTGCCACCTGCTCGCCCAGTGATCCCGGAAATTTCCAGCACCGCCAGCCCCAAAGAAATTCTGCGCAGCCTCTATGAACAAAGCGCAGGCCTGGTGATCGGCGAATCACACACCCAAAAAAGCGCCAAGCAGTTCTTGATAAGCACGATGCGCCAGCTCAAAAAACAGGGCGTTGATGTGCTCTACATGGAACATTTCATGACGGACTTCCATCAAGCCGATCTGGATCTGTTCAATCGAACCGGGACCCTACCCGATGGGCTCAAAGCCTATGTCGAAAATTATGATTACATCGCCACGCTTGGCGAACAGACACCCTACACCATGAAGAAAGTGCTGCATGAGGCATACAAGCAAAACGTACGCATACAAGCTATCGATTGCCTGGCCTCATACCGCCAGGCCTGGTACGAAAAGCCCTCACCCACCATCCGCCAGGAAATGATGAACTTCTTTGCTCAGCGGATTATTGAGGCCGATAAAGTGCGACGCGGCGCAGGGCGATGGGTTGCGTTGGTCGGCAACTCTCACGTCAATACCTTTAACCGCGTACCAGGTTTGAGTGAGTTGCAAGGCGCCATCGGCCTGCGGATTGAAGATATCGAAATTGGCCAAGCTGGCAGCATTGGCGCCGACTCCGGCTTCTGGGACGAAGTGGACGGTGAGCACTTCTTCGTCAGGAACGACCTGCTCCTGCAAGTGGCGATCTCCCGCCCTTGGATGTAG